Within the Rhizobium favelukesii genome, the region GGCCGAATTCGCACAAGCTCTCGTTGGGGCAGCACGCGCTTACGGTTTCCGGCATGTAACCTTGATGCATGCCCCCGCTCCCGAAAGCACTCTTCTCAAAACCCTTCTCATCGAAACCTCGCTTCCATCCGCATACTTCAACCAGTTTGACCGCGCCCGCATCATGCGCTTTCCGACGCTGCCGACGGGAATGGGCGACTCGGCCCTGCCGCGTTCCTGGAACCTTTCCGACAATGCCTGCGACAGTATTTTCCCGGATGAGTTGAGCAAGCTTCTGCGCGCCTTCGGCATACCGACGGGCGTCGCGGTGCCCGCCTATACACGCGACAGTGAGCGAATCCTGTTCTGGCTGGCGGGCGACCGCCAAGCGGTCGGGCAGACGGAGCTCAACGAACTCACCATGGTGACCCTCCATTTGCTCGACGCGTATCACCGCACGAAGCAATCGAAGCTCATGGAACACCCGCCCCTTTCTGCCCGCGAACGGGAGGTCGTCCGCTGGACGGCACAGGGAAAAACGTCGATCGAGATCGGCCAGATCCTTTCGCTATCCGATCACACCGTGAACGCCTATATGACAAGCGCCATCAAAAAGCTCGACTGCGTGAACCGGACGCAGCTTGTCGCCAAGGCGATCCGGATGAAACTGATCAACTGAACAAGGTGCTCAGCGATCGAGTACGGAGCGAATCTCGACGAGATTCGACCGGACGCGAAGAATGTAGAAGCCCATCGTCGCCAGATGGCTCGGCATGATCCAGCCGTCTTCCCGACCGTTGGAAATAATTGCCGGCTGGATCTGCAACGCCGCCTGGAACTGCCTCGTCGTTGCGCTAAAGATTGCGCCCAGATTGCGCTCCGCGACGACTTGGGAAAAGTCGGATTGTGCGGCCGCAAGGATCGCGTAGTAGGCATAAAGCTGACCGTAGGCGAACCAGAAGCGGTCGTCGGCGCGTGTATCGAACCAGCCGCGATGATGGTTCTGCGAGCGGTCGGCGAGCACATCAGAGGTGCTGCCGAGATCGTTGGCGATGCGGTCGACGAACTGGATCAGGTTGTCCGCGCGTCCATCGAAGATCGCGTTGCAGGCGGCTAGGTCGGCATTGAATTTGCGCAGGCTTTCGAGAGCGGAGCGATAATAGCTTGGTGTCGGCGTCTTCGGCCCGAACGGATCAAGTCCGAAATACCAGCTGTACTCGTCGAACTGCAAATTTCCGCGCGCCCTTTGCAGATCGTTGTTGATCCCCGACGTGCCCCGCACGCGGCCAAGCGTAT harbors:
- a CDS encoding helix-turn-helix transcriptional regulator yields the protein MSYMTTSERQLSLVTEISAANTRAEFAQALVGAARAYGFRHVTLMHAPAPESTLLKTLLIETSLPSAYFNQFDRARIMRFPTLPTGMGDSALPRSWNLSDNACDSIFPDELSKLLRAFGIPTGVAVPAYTRDSERILFWLAGDRQAVGQTELNELTMVTLHLLDAYHRTKQSKLMEHPPLSAREREVVRWTAQGKTSIEIGQILSLSDHTVNAYMTSAIKKLDCVNRTQLVAKAIRMKLIN
- a CDS encoding DUF2333 family protein; amino-acid sequence: MLDRIAGFFRLIGRTIARFARIFFAWAFWPFIAARGWYVQRTWMVRLPILGFLGLLAVLYCYFIWQTQVWSGFNPSFVNEYRLSERKVPAGQELPTTDGSATKTCQRSAIVDVAADLTDFNVNQNAWISSMLLYRLGFFGIDWDHTPFLDNKASFQRGVNQAVRRTSVELVDTLGRVRGTSGINNDLQRARGNLQFDEYSWYFGLDPFGPKTPTPSYYRSALESLRKFNADLAACNAIFDGRADNLIQFVDRIANDLGSTSDVLADRSQNHHRGWFDTRADDRFWFAYGQLYAYYAILAAAQSDFSQVVAERNLGAIFSATTRQFQAALQIQPAIISNGREDGWIMPSHLATMGFYILRVRSNLVEIRSVLDR